One genomic window of Phragmitibacter flavus includes the following:
- a CDS encoding C40 family peptidase, which translates to MKRSSSSSPIRWILASVVVWFLLQSLWLTKAQASGAYPFLSYNGKVAKAPVGVPPAVHHAVKAANSLQGKPYVFGGGHRKLYDRGYDCSGSVSYVLYHAGLLRGPMHSKAFKDYGRPGPGKFITLFVTDGHVFMSICGLRFDTSDWGAGRGEGPRWRPKSRKLASGYQMRHPPGL; encoded by the coding sequence ATGAAACGGTCGTCTTCAAGTTCTCCGATTCGCTGGATTTTGGCGAGTGTGGTGGTGTGGTTTCTTTTGCAAAGCTTGTGGCTGACCAAGGCGCAGGCGTCGGGAGCTTATCCTTTTCTGAGTTACAATGGGAAAGTGGCGAAGGCTCCGGTCGGGGTGCCGCCAGCAGTGCATCATGCGGTGAAGGCGGCGAACAGTTTGCAGGGAAAACCTTACGTGTTTGGGGGCGGTCATCGGAAGTTGTATGACCGGGGGTATGATTGTTCGGGATCAGTTTCTTATGTGCTGTATCACGCGGGCCTGCTGCGTGGACCGATGCACAGCAAGGCGTTTAAGGACTACGGGCGTCCGGGGCCAGGGAAGTTCATCACGCTGTTTGTGACGGATGGACATGTATTCATGTCGATCTGCGGACTGCGTTTTGACACGAGCGATTGGGGAGCAGGACGAGGTGAGGGGCCGAGATGGAGGCCAAAATCGCGCAAGCTGGCGTCGGGTTACCAGATGCGGCATCCGCCGGGGTTGTGA